The following are from one region of the Ruficoccus sp. ZRK36 genome:
- a CDS encoding fatty acid CoA ligase family protein produces the protein MGDGNANVARYLTLAAQASPDAPALKLPLRSQGELSYEAISFKRLEASACAAAAYCEKHGIRRGTRVLLMVKPGFDLILSVFALFKVGAVPVVIDPGMGWKHFRSCVRQSRPEALMGIPAATWLSPLLLRGCRFRHKLTVGSRRWRACLAQSAEQSAPASRPPTDFAVASPTDLAAILFTSGSTGPAKGVRYEHGMFEAQVRLLKERYQVEPGEVDLTLLPVFALFNPALGMTTVVPEMDPSKPAAADPAKIVEAIQKAGVTNSFGSPALWSLIARYCEREGKTLPSVRRIQMAGAPVPPGLIRRMKPLLPAGEINTPYGATEALPVASICGREILEQTQPLTDEGRGTCVGTAFPEMTVRIIRLTDAPLREMADDLCVPVGEIGEITVCGPTVTKSYEARPEATAAAKLSDSADPSRIWHRMGDLGYLDEHGRLWFCGRKAERVQTPEGDLYTDCCEAIFNRHPDVYRSALIGLGKPGHQTPAIVIEPDPGKLPTSPSARTAFEKEMLAVAASHPLTQRIGRVFIEAGLPVDVRHNAKIHRLALGRKFTRAQG, from the coding sequence ATGGGCGACGGTAACGCCAATGTCGCCCGCTACCTGACGCTAGCTGCTCAGGCCAGCCCGGATGCACCCGCCCTTAAGCTGCCGCTGCGCAGCCAGGGAGAGTTGTCGTACGAGGCGATATCGTTTAAGCGCCTTGAAGCCAGCGCATGCGCCGCAGCCGCTTATTGTGAAAAGCACGGTATCCGCCGGGGGACGCGTGTGTTACTCATGGTCAAACCCGGCTTTGACCTGATTCTGTCGGTCTTCGCACTTTTTAAGGTCGGGGCCGTTCCGGTCGTGATCGATCCGGGGATGGGGTGGAAGCACTTCCGCTCCTGTGTGCGGCAAAGCCGCCCCGAAGCCTTGATGGGTATCCCCGCCGCCACCTGGCTCTCCCCGCTCCTGCTAAGGGGCTGCCGCTTCCGGCATAAGCTGACAGTCGGCTCCCGTCGCTGGCGCGCCTGCCTGGCTCAGAGTGCTGAGCAGTCTGCCCCTGCGAGTCGTCCTCCGACCGACTTCGCGGTCGCCAGCCCTACGGACTTAGCGGCCATCCTTTTTACCTCCGGCTCGACTGGTCCGGCCAAGGGCGTGCGCTACGAGCACGGGATGTTCGAGGCGCAGGTGCGTCTGCTCAAGGAGCGCTACCAGGTTGAGCCCGGCGAGGTGGACCTGACCTTGCTGCCGGTTTTCGCTTTGTTCAACCCGGCGCTGGGCATGACCACGGTGGTCCCCGAGATGGACCCCTCAAAACCGGCTGCCGCTGATCCCGCTAAAATCGTGGAAGCGATCCAGAAGGCCGGGGTCACGAACAGCTTTGGCTCGCCCGCCCTGTGGAGCCTGATTGCCCGCTACTGCGAGCGCGAGGGGAAGACCCTGCCGTCCGTCCGGCGTATTCAGATGGCGGGCGCACCCGTCCCGCCAGGTCTGATCCGGCGTATGAAGCCCCTCCTGCCCGCTGGCGAGATCAACACCCCCTATGGCGCGACCGAGGCGCTGCCCGTCGCCAGCATCTGTGGGCGCGAGATATTGGAGCAGACGCAGCCGCTTACCGATGAGGGGCGCGGCACCTGCGTGGGTACGGCTTTTCCAGAGATGACGGTCCGGATCATTCGCCTGACGGACGCTCCCTTACGTGAAATGGCTGACGATCTGTGTGTGCCGGTCGGTGAGATTGGCGAGATCACTGTCTGCGGCCCCACAGTGACCAAGAGCTACGAAGCCCGCCCCGAGGCCACCGCTGCCGCCAAACTCTCTGATTCCGCTGACCCGTCCAGGATCTGGCATCGCATGGGCGATCTGGGGTATCTCGACGAGCACGGGCGGCTTTGGTTCTGTGGCCGTAAGGCCGAGCGTGTCCAGACGCCCGAAGGCGACCTCTACACCGATTGCTGCGAAGCGATTTTTAACCGACACCCGGATGTTTACCGCAGTGCCCTGATCGGCCTCGGGAAACCCGGCCACCAGACCCCGGCTATCGTGATCGAGCCTGACCCGGGCAAGCTCCCCACGAGCCCGAGTGCTCGGACAGCTTTTGAAAAAGAGATGCTCGCGGTTGCCGCTTCTCACCCGCTCACGCAGCGCATCGGGCGGGTCTTTATCGAGGCGGGTCTGCCGGTGGATGTGCGCCACAACGCCAAGATCCACCGCCTCGCCCTGGGGCGGAAGTTTACTCGCGCTCAGGGGTAA
- the recJ gene encoding single-stranded-DNA-specific exonuclease RecJ, producing the protein MRWTHTPPPDSAVQALRSELGLDSVLAELLAARLPEPGPAAAFLDPRLKHLKNPFELSFVSEAVERLLTALRSGEDVLVIGDYDVDGMTSTALLVSLLRYFGGDPVYQVPRRLEEGYGLSDNMLDRVLAGNPPDLLVALDCGTNSVAEVARLRERGIDVIIVDHHESKEALPADCLLINPKLYPGPGDEQARDLCTAGLVFKLVHALIMRLRQLDDPRAYDLKLKHWLDLVALGTIADLVPLRGENRILAREGLRQLVEGRRPGLAALLEVSGLGRDHPLCAADIAFRLGPRLNAGGRLADAALPVELLLCDKKSRALAAAAELDALNRERQSIERGVFDAAVADFDDDHAPDALVAAGTDWHPGVVGIVAGRLARRFYRPAIVLTRDGDLLRGSGRSIPEVDLQEVLHGCDGLLAEWGGHRMAVGVALPVDRLEEFRAAFTEGVAKFFADTPPEPSLKIDTWVKAGDLGERLLAQLDELRPYGQENPEPVLGIKRVMLARAPEVFAQKHLRFDLKGAHGRRVQGIAWNGASNPPPAGEPIDLAVRFTWNVWNGRRTPRLELVDWAGCTRGH; encoded by the coding sequence ATGCGCTGGACCCATACCCCGCCTCCGGACTCCGCCGTACAGGCGTTGCGCTCGGAGCTGGGGCTGGACAGCGTGCTGGCCGAGCTCCTGGCAGCCCGACTGCCTGAGCCCGGCCCGGCTGCGGCCTTCCTCGACCCACGCCTGAAGCACCTCAAGAATCCCTTCGAGCTGAGCTTCGTCTCAGAGGCCGTTGAGCGTCTGCTCACGGCCCTGCGCTCAGGGGAGGATGTCCTCGTCATCGGAGACTATGACGTGGACGGCATGACCAGCACAGCGCTGCTGGTGAGCCTGCTGCGGTACTTTGGCGGAGATCCTGTCTACCAGGTCCCCCGACGGCTGGAGGAAGGCTACGGGCTCAGTGACAACATGCTGGACCGCGTGCTGGCCGGAAATCCCCCTGACCTGCTCGTGGCGCTGGACTGCGGTACAAACTCCGTGGCCGAGGTCGCCCGCCTGCGTGAACGCGGGATCGACGTCATCATCGTGGATCACCACGAGTCCAAGGAGGCACTCCCCGCCGACTGCCTGCTTATCAACCCGAAGCTTTATCCCGGTCCCGGTGACGAGCAGGCCCGCGACCTGTGTACGGCGGGGCTGGTTTTCAAGCTCGTGCACGCGCTGATCATGCGCCTGCGCCAGCTCGACGACCCGCGCGCCTACGACCTCAAGCTCAAGCACTGGCTCGATCTCGTCGCGCTCGGCACTATCGCCGACCTCGTCCCTCTGCGCGGAGAGAATCGCATCCTGGCCCGTGAGGGACTGCGCCAGCTTGTCGAGGGGCGTCGTCCCGGACTGGCCGCGCTGCTGGAGGTCTCCGGTCTCGGCAGGGACCATCCGCTTTGCGCCGCTGACATCGCCTTCCGCCTTGGCCCGCGCCTCAACGCCGGAGGCCGTCTGGCCGATGCCGCCCTGCCGGTGGAACTCCTTTTGTGCGACAAGAAAAGCCGCGCCCTAGCCGCCGCCGCTGAGCTGGATGCGCTCAACCGTGAGCGTCAGTCCATCGAGCGCGGTGTCTTCGACGCTGCGGTGGCGGACTTTGACGATGACCATGCGCCTGACGCGCTCGTCGCCGCTGGCACCGACTGGCACCCCGGCGTCGTCGGGATCGTAGCTGGGCGGCTCGCCCGGCGCTTTTACCGCCCTGCTATCGTGCTGACGCGCGATGGCGACCTGCTGCGCGGCTCAGGCCGCAGTATCCCCGAGGTGGACCTGCAGGAGGTGCTGCACGGCTGCGACGGGCTGCTGGCCGAGTGGGGCGGGCACCGCATGGCCGTGGGGGTTGCCCTGCCGGTTGACCGGTTGGAGGAGTTTCGCGCTGCCTTCACCGAGGGGGTCGCCAAGTTCTTTGCCGACACGCCTCCCGAGCCCAGCCTGAAAATCGATACCTGGGTCAAGGCCGGGGACCTCGGCGAACGCCTGCTCGCCCAGCTCGACGAGCTTCGTCCCTACGGTCAGGAAAACCCGGAGCCCGTGCTCGGCATCAAAAGGGTCATGCTCGCCCGCGCCCCGGAGGTGTTTGCCCAGAAGCACCTGCGCTTTGACTTAAAAGGCGCGCATGGCCGCCGTGTGCAGGGGATCGCCTGGAACGGTGCCTCCAACCCGCCACCCGCCGGTGAACCGATCGACCTCGCCGTCCGCTTCACCTGGAACGTCTGGAACGGCCGCCGCACCCCCCGCCTGGAGCTGGTGGACTGGGCGGGTTGCACCCGCGGGCATTGA
- a CDS encoding PAS domain-containing sensor histidine kinase, which translates to MPSGPGYETLRSLADRLDIAIAVVRNPVETPGEVTVEYVNPAWEHLSGYGRAQVQAAFDLGESRPATFGVLADLVVAGRSEACEMSFSRADGREFWAGVEVLAPEAATGECVLILKDISGQRTEQAQRELDREKLAVTLSSIGEGVITTDVKGAIDYVNREGERLIGQRLEDVAGQPLREIFHLLDAESKAESPLPLERVFRSGQAVGPLADRHLVTADGIERKINFLLSPILDAQDRLTGCVLVFSDITNQVRLERELQKNQRMESIALLSGGIAHDFNNILTGILGNISLARNRCEPQDQLFTILKAAEKAALRARDLTHQLMTFSKGGVPVKNRTCLHELIRESSGFVLSGSNCRCQLSVPEDLWAVEVDEGQIAQVLNNLLINATQAMKKGGRIEIQAENAELGAEPSIPLEPGFYVRVSVSDNGPGIPPEHLARIFDPYFTTKKTGSGLGLATSYSIVKNHDGHIMVDSEPGVGTTFILYLPGLPSASVQAREPEQKLYHGKGRILLMDDEQMIRQIAGDMLTHLGYEVAFAADGDEAIRLYEEAEARENSYDVLIADLTVPGGLGAVEAAERLRSSYPDIKCIVTSGYTNNPVLLNPAQYGFQATIQKPYTIQQLSWVIRSVIAPESAPAGGN; encoded by the coding sequence ATGCCAAGTGGTCCCGGATACGAAACGCTCCGCTCCCTGGCGGACCGTCTGGATATCGCTATTGCCGTTGTTCGTAACCCCGTCGAAACGCCGGGGGAGGTTACTGTCGAGTATGTCAATCCGGCCTGGGAGCATCTGAGTGGTTATGGCCGGGCGCAGGTGCAGGCAGCCTTTGATCTGGGCGAGTCCCGCCCCGCTACCTTTGGGGTCTTGGCGGATCTGGTGGTGGCAGGCCGCTCCGAGGCTTGCGAAATGTCTTTCTCCCGCGCGGATGGCCGGGAGTTCTGGGCTGGGGTAGAGGTCCTCGCGCCGGAAGCTGCTACTGGCGAGTGTGTCCTTATCCTGAAAGATATCTCCGGCCAGCGGACTGAGCAGGCCCAGCGCGAACTGGATCGCGAGAAGCTCGCTGTCACGCTCAGCTCCATTGGCGAGGGGGTCATCACTACGGATGTGAAGGGCGCTATCGATTATGTGAACCGCGAGGGGGAGCGCCTCATCGGGCAGCGGCTGGAGGATGTGGCCGGGCAGCCTCTACGGGAGATTTTTCACCTGCTGGATGCTGAGTCAAAGGCGGAGAGCCCCCTGCCGCTGGAGCGGGTCTTCCGCAGCGGCCAGGCGGTTGGCCCCCTGGCAGATCGGCATCTGGTGACGGCTGATGGGATCGAGCGTAAGATCAACTTCCTGCTCTCCCCGATTTTAGACGCCCAGGACAGGCTGACCGGCTGCGTATTGGTCTTTTCCGACATCACCAATCAGGTGCGGCTGGAGCGCGAGCTTCAGAAAAACCAGCGTATGGAGTCGATCGCGCTCCTGTCCGGTGGGATCGCGCACGATTTTAATAACATCCTGACCGGTATCCTCGGTAATATCTCTCTGGCAAGAAACCGCTGCGAGCCCCAGGACCAGCTTTTTACGATTCTCAAGGCCGCTGAAAAAGCCGCCTTGCGGGCGCGTGACCTGACACATCAGCTCATGACCTTCTCTAAGGGCGGTGTGCCGGTCAAGAACCGCACCTGCCTGCACGAGCTCATCCGTGAGTCATCAGGGTTCGTGCTGAGCGGCTCGAATTGCCGCTGCCAGCTCAGTGTCCCCGAGGACCTGTGGGCGGTCGAGGTGGATGAGGGCCAGATCGCGCAGGTTTTGAATAACCTGCTCATCAATGCCACCCAGGCGATGAAGAAGGGCGGCCGTATCGAGATTCAGGCGGAGAATGCCGAGTTGGGGGCCGAGCCGTCGATCCCGTTGGAGCCCGGTTTTTACGTAAGAGTCTCCGTGTCCGATAATGGCCCCGGTATCCCGCCTGAGCATCTGGCTCGGATTTTCGACCCTTATTTTACCACGAAAAAGACGGGCTCCGGGCTGGGGCTGGCCACCAGCTACTCCATCGTCAAAAACCATGATGGGCATATCATGGTGGACTCCGAGCCCGGCGTGGGGACGACCTTCATCTTGTATCTGCCCGGGCTGCCCAGTGCCTCAGTGCAGGCGCGCGAGCCGGAGCAGAAGCTCTACCATGGCAAGGGCCGGATCCTGCTCATGGATGATGAGCAGATGATTCGCCAGATCGCCGGCGACATGTTGACCCACCTGGGCTACGAGGTGGCGTTTGCTGCGGACGGGGACGAGGCGATCCGCCTCTATGAAGAGGCGGAGGCCCGCGAAAACTCCTACGACGTGCTGATCGCGGACTTGACCGTGCCGGGTGGTCTTGGCGCAGTCGAGGCTGCCGAGAGGCTGCGCTCAAGTTACCCTGACATCAAATGCATCGTCACCAGTGGCTATACGAATAACCCCGTCTTGCTCAATCCTGCGCAGTACGGCTTTCAGGCCACGATCCAGAAGCCCTATACGATTCAGCAGCTCAGCTGGGTCATCCGCAGTGTCATCGCCCCCGAATCTGCTCCTGCCGGTGGAAATTAA
- a CDS encoding glycine--tRNA ligase, whose amino-acid sequence MASDNASTPTMDTLIALCKRRGFVFPSSDIYGGYNGFFDFGPLGVEVKNNIKNAWWSDFVHRRDDIVGLDSSIIMHPKIWVASGHVGGFSDPMVDCKETKLRYRADQLFFQSFTFTPDGEGEAMTYNVVVVEADDMDTALAERAAKVAKLLGKQAGGKVRGEPTEGAAIIEFTESTEEQRTAAYGPEATEAGTLTEPRDFNLMFETKVGPLADKSATAYLRPETAQGIFSNYRNVVDTGRVKVPFGIAQVGKAFRNEITPRNFLFRSREFEQMEIEYFIQPDADWQTLHREWIDKCIDWLVSIGLPREGIGEDVHPAHKLSHYSKGTTDLTFRFPHGVQELWGIACRGNFDLTQHQEHSGKSMEYFDEQQKQKYIPHVIEPSLGVDRTFLAVLSAAYCEDEIPNDKGTPEKRSVMKFHPRIAPYKAAVFPLVKNKPELVERARKLYERLQKRWTVFWDVSGAIGRRYRRQDEIGTPFCITVDFDTIEKDAGVTIRDRDTTEQIRLSEDELFNYLSEKIDG is encoded by the coding sequence ATGGCCAGCGACAACGCCTCCACCCCCACCATGGACACCCTGATCGCCCTGTGCAAACGGCGCGGTTTCGTTTTCCCGTCTTCGGATATCTACGGCGGCTACAACGGCTTTTTCGACTTCGGCCCGCTGGGCGTGGAGGTCAAAAACAACATCAAGAATGCCTGGTGGAGTGACTTCGTGCACCGCCGCGACGACATCGTCGGCCTCGACTCCTCCATCATCATGCACCCGAAGATCTGGGTCGCCTCCGGCCACGTCGGCGGCTTCTCCGACCCCATGGTCGACTGTAAGGAGACCAAGCTGCGCTACCGCGCCGACCAGCTCTTTTTCCAGAGCTTCACCTTTACCCCCGACGGCGAAGGCGAAGCCATGACCTATAATGTCGTGGTCGTGGAAGCTGACGACATGGATACCGCTCTGGCCGAGCGCGCCGCCAAGGTCGCCAAGCTCCTCGGCAAGCAGGCCGGCGGCAAGGTCCGCGGTGAGCCCACCGAAGGCGCCGCCATCATCGAGTTTACCGAGTCCACCGAGGAGCAGCGCACCGCTGCCTATGGCCCTGAGGCCACCGAGGCGGGCACGCTGACCGAGCCGCGCGACTTCAACCTGATGTTCGAGACCAAGGTCGGCCCGCTCGCGGACAAGTCCGCCACCGCCTACCTGCGCCCCGAGACCGCCCAGGGGATTTTTAGCAACTACCGCAACGTCGTAGACACCGGCCGCGTCAAGGTGCCCTTCGGGATCGCTCAGGTCGGCAAGGCCTTCCGCAACGAGATCACGCCGCGTAACTTCCTCTTCCGCTCGCGCGAATTCGAGCAGATGGAGATCGAATACTTCATCCAGCCCGACGCCGACTGGCAGACCCTGCACCGCGAATGGATCGACAAGTGCATCGACTGGCTCGTCTCCATCGGCCTGCCCCGCGAGGGCATCGGCGAGGACGTCCACCCCGCCCACAAGCTTTCCCACTACTCCAAGGGCACGACCGACCTCACCTTCCGCTTCCCACACGGGGTGCAGGAGCTGTGGGGCATCGCCTGCCGCGGTAACTTTGACCTCACGCAGCATCAGGAGCACTCCGGTAAGTCCATGGAGTACTTTGACGAGCAGCAGAAGCAGAAGTACATCCCACACGTGATCGAGCCTTCGCTCGGCGTGGACCGGACCTTCCTGGCCGTGCTCTCGGCCGCCTACTGCGAGGACGAAATCCCCAACGACAAGGGCACGCCCGAAAAGCGCAGCGTGATGAAGTTCCACCCGCGCATCGCCCCGTACAAGGCCGCTGTCTTCCCGCTGGTGAAGAACAAGCCCGAGCTGGTCGAGCGCGCCCGCAAGCTCTACGAGCGCCTGCAAAAGCGCTGGACGGTCTTCTGGGACGTCTCCGGGGCCATCGGCCGCCGCTACCGCCGCCAGGACGAGATCGGCACCCCCTTCTGCATCACGGTGGACTTCGATACCATCGAGAAGGACGCCGGCGTCACCATCCGCGACCGCGACACCACCGAGCAGATCCGCCTCTCCGAAGACGAGCTGTTCAACTACCTGTCCGAAAAGATCGACGGCTAG
- a CDS encoding tetratricopeptide repeat protein — MNAPAHSLPRWPLALAVAILALLPFLPALGNGFVWDDELNITANEHFRGLDAEHLGWMASSRHAGHYQPLTWLSYALNYTADGLHPRGYIAVNLLLHAVNAALVFLLITCLLPDGGRRGLYWAVAGALFYALHPLRVESVVWVTERRDVLALFFLLLSLLAWLRSQQKPERLGLFYALSLIAFALSLLSKAWGIVYPAVLFILCLYPLRQRAFGKIIVRLLPFALLALGAALLAAWAQSEQAMATLAEHGVAARLVQAIWSPAFYLGQTAWPLNLSPLYLLPKDFSPWTASMLAGAAVTLAITALLIARARRAPGLLTGWLIFLVLLAPVSGLAQSGPQLAADRYTYLAGIVLAVGVTAAGRFAGQRWPEQQKLHAVAMAMALAVLAMLTVRQCTVWENAETLWGRAISADADNYVAYFNRAQQADHANTPHRLQDLNRAIELDPSYAQAYALRGELNLNAGHTAEARADLDHAIELDASQAQAWNNRGVLRLNTGDKSGAREDFTAALERDSSLYEAHINRGLLRQQDGDRAGALADYDAAIALNPNVWQVYYNRGLLRAQQGQAEAAIGDFTRVIQLNPGFPGTYRERAVLYNKTGQAAAAQQDLVTARRLTQKP, encoded by the coding sequence TGAACATCACCGCCAACGAGCACTTTCGCGGGCTCGATGCGGAGCACCTGGGGTGGATGGCAAGCAGCCGCCACGCGGGGCACTATCAGCCGCTGACGTGGCTCAGCTACGCGCTCAACTACACTGCCGACGGGCTGCACCCGCGCGGCTATATCGCAGTCAACCTCCTGCTGCACGCGGTTAACGCTGCGCTCGTTTTTCTGCTCATCACCTGCCTGCTGCCCGATGGTGGACGACGCGGGCTCTACTGGGCCGTCGCCGGAGCGCTGTTCTATGCGCTGCATCCGCTGCGCGTCGAGTCCGTCGTGTGGGTCACGGAGCGCCGGGACGTACTCGCACTGTTCTTCCTTTTACTCAGCCTGCTGGCCTGGCTGCGCTCACAGCAGAAACCTGAGCGGCTCGGGCTCTTCTATGCGCTCAGTCTGATCGCCTTCGCCCTCTCGCTGCTCTCCAAGGCCTGGGGGATCGTCTACCCGGCGGTACTGTTTATCCTGTGCCTTTACCCGCTACGGCAGCGTGCATTTGGGAAAATCATTGTCCGGCTGCTTCCCTTCGCATTGCTGGCGCTGGGCGCGGCCCTGTTGGCAGCATGGGCCCAGTCCGAGCAGGCTATGGCCACGCTCGCCGAGCACGGCGTAGCTGCGCGGCTCGTCCAGGCCATCTGGAGCCCGGCCTTTTATCTCGGGCAGACGGCATGGCCGCTGAATCTCTCCCCCCTCTACCTGCTGCCAAAAGACTTTAGCCCGTGGACAGCGAGCATGCTCGCGGGAGCAGCCGTTACACTGGCGATCACCGCCCTACTGATCGCGCGAGCCCGACGCGCACCGGGCTTGCTGACCGGTTGGCTGATCTTTCTGGTGCTGCTCGCGCCGGTCTCGGGGCTGGCTCAGAGTGGCCCGCAACTCGCGGCCGACCGCTACACCTATCTGGCTGGGATCGTCCTCGCCGTCGGTGTCACAGCTGCTGGACGGTTCGCCGGGCAGCGCTGGCCCGAGCAGCAAAAGCTGCACGCGGTTGCCATGGCGATGGCCCTGGCGGTGCTGGCCATGCTCACCGTGCGCCAATGCACGGTCTGGGAGAATGCCGAGACGCTCTGGGGGCGCGCCATCTCGGCTGATGCGGACAACTACGTGGCCTACTTTAACCGCGCCCAGCAGGCCGACCACGCAAACACACCTCACCGGCTACAGGACCTCAACCGTGCGATCGAGCTGGACCCATCCTATGCCCAGGCCTACGCACTGCGGGGCGAGCTGAACCTCAACGCCGGGCATACCGCAGAGGCCCGTGCAGACCTCGACCACGCCATCGAGCTGGACGCCTCGCAGGCCCAGGCCTGGAACAACCGCGGCGTCCTGCGCCTAAACACCGGTGACAAGAGCGGCGCGCGCGAAGACTTTACCGCTGCCCTTGAGCGCGACTCCAGCCTCTACGAAGCCCATATCAATCGCGGTCTGCTCCGACAGCAAGACGGGGACCGAGCCGGAGCCCTGGCCGACTATGATGCGGCCATCGCCCTCAACCCCAACGTGTGGCAGGTCTACTACAACCGCGGCCTGCTGCGTGCTCAGCAGGGCCAGGCCGAGGCGGCGATTGGGGACTTTACCCGGGTCATTCAGCTCAATCCGGGCTTTCCCGGAACATATCGCGAGCGAGCGGTACTGTATAACAAGACCGGTCAGGCCGCCGCCGCCCAGCAAGATCTGGTAACCGCACGGCGCTTGACGCAAAAGCCTTGA